DNA sequence from the Desulfosporosinus sp. Sb-LF genome:
AACCCAAATTAGGATATCTCCATCGAGGGATGGAAAAGCTTGCGGAAAGCCGAACCTATTCACAGTTTATTCCGTATACAGATCGTTTGGATTACCTAGCTTCTCCACATAACAACTGGGCTTATGTCCAAACTGTTGAGAAACTTATGGGAGTAGAAATTCCCGAACGGGCGGAATATCTTCGAGTGATTTTCGGAGAACTTGCTCGAATTGCCAGCCACCAGGTTATGATTGCAAGTACAGCACTCGATATGGCGGGGTGGTCGGCATGGTCATATGCTTTCCGCGACCGTGAGCGCATCTTAGATATGTATGAAATGACCGCAGGAAGCCGATTGACAGTTAATATCATGCGCATAGGGGGATTAAGCGCAGAGCCACCTGCAGAATTTTGGCCTGCCCTAAAATCGTTCCTCGATGATACACCTGAGATGCTCGAAGAATACTATGGTATCTTTTTAGGGAACGAAATAGCACAAGGCCGATTGAAGAATATCGGTATCCTATCAAAGGAACTCGCGGAGAATCTCTCTATTACCGGTCCGGTTTTACGGGCGTCCGGCGTGAATTTTGACGTGCGTAAAGCAGAACCCTACAGCATTTACGACCGATTTGACTTTAACGTACCGGTTCGCACGGGGTGTGACAGCTTTGACCGTACGATGATACGAATGGACGAGATTGTGGAAAGTATTAAGATCATTAAGCAAGCTATACGTGATATTCCTGAAGGACCAATTATGGCCAAGGTGCCTAAGGTTATCAAACCTCCGGTTGGAGAGGTATATCATCGCGTAGAAAACCCTAAAGGGGAACTGGGATTCTATATCGTCAGTGATGGAACGACTAAACCGTCCCGGGTCCGTATACGGCCGGGCACATTCATTAATATACAGATGCTCCCAATTGTGGCCTTGGGATGGAAAATCCAAGACGTTGTTGCGATTTTTGCAACTTTGGACGCTGTATTGGGTGAAGTCGATAAGTAGTAAATTGCAATGAGGGGAGAATAAGATGGAGACATTAAATAATCTGTTTTTGATTATTGCGCATGCCATCCGTAGTCTTTTTGCGGATCCCCACTCAGTTTGGGCTAATTTAACCATGGATGTCATTAACTTTATCATCGTGGTTGTCATTGTTGTCTTGGCTGCATTAATTTTAATTTTACTTGAACGTAAAATAGCAGGTTGGACATCACAAAGGACAGGGCCCAATCGTCTCGGTCCGCGCGGATGGTTCCAGACTATAGCAGATGCATTAAAACTCATGGGGAAAGAGGATATTACTCCAGAAGGCGCTGATAGGTTTATCTTTAAAGTTGCGCCAATGATTATTTTCGTTCTCCCGATGATGACTTTAGCAGTCATTCCTTATGGAAAAGGCATGGCACCCATTGATCTCGATTTAGGTATTTTCTACTTTTTGGCTATCTCCGCTATTTCAACTTTGGCTTTCCTAATGGCTGGATGGGGATCCAATAATAAATACTCTTTATTGGGTGGTATGCGGGCAGTTGCCCAAATGATCAGTTACGAAATCCCTTTGCTCTTCTCTTTACTTGGGGTTGTCATGATCACTCAATCGTTTAATTTAGGAGTCATTGTTGAAGCACAAAGTACTATTCCTTTTATTATTCTTCAACCTATTGCATTTGTGATTTACATTATTGCGGCTATGGCAGAAGTCAACCGTGCACCGTTTGACCTGGTTGAAGCAGATCAGGAAGTCGTTGCCGGACCGTTTACAGAGTACACTGGGCTCCGCTGGGGATTGTTTTTCCTAGGAGAATACGGAAATATGACAGCTGTATCTGCACTCGCCGCAACCGTGTTTTTGGGTGGCTGGCAGGGGCCGGGCTTTTTCCCAGGCTGGGTATGGTTTTGGATGAAAGTCGGTATAGTCATTTTCTTTATGATGTGGGCTCGCTGGACTTTCCCTAGAATTCGTATTGATCATTTAATGCATTTAGCGTGGAAGGTATTGTTACCGCTTTCGCTTTTAAACATTTTGTTAACGGGTCTGGGTATCTATATTTACCGATTCGTGATGGGGGGGTGACACAGTGTTTGGTAAAGGTTTGTTACAAGGTCTTGGTATTACATTCAAACGCATGGTTGGTCCCAATATCACGGAGTTTTACCCCGAGGTGAAACCCAATCTTCCGACCAGAGTGCGCAGTTCCATGGGTCTTGATAAGAGTAAGTGCATCTCTTGCAATATGTGTGCGATGGCTTGTCCTAACTCGGTTATTAAATTGAGCAGCGAAAAAGATGAAAATAACAAAAAAGTTCTTAAGACTTATCACATGGACGTTGGTCGTTGCCTCTTCTGCGGCATGTGCACTGAGGTTTGTCCGACCAAGGCTTTGACAGTGACACAGGAATACGAAAATGCTGTATATGAACCAGGAGATATGAAATGGGACATGATAAAGCGGGCTGAGCGGAAAGGGAAGGAGGGGTGAGCGTGAGCACTATAGTTTTCTTTATCTTTTCTATCATGGCCATTGCAGCTGCGTGGGGTGTCGTCACTTCGAAAAACATTGTGCATAGTGCGCTTTATCTGGCACTTTCCTTTTCAGGTGTAGCAGTGCTTTATGTCTTGATGAATGCAGACTTTTTGGCGGCAGTTCAGTTGCTGATCTACACGGGAGCCGTATCAATTATGGTAGTTTTTGCGGTGATGTTGACGTTACGTGGTGAAATCTGTGACAGCAATCTTGAGAATCGTAAGTGGGGTTGGGGTGCACTTGTTTCTGGACTTGTGTTTATCATGATAGCGCTCGTCATTCTCACAAATTCAGATTGGCGCATTTTACCAACAGCGTGGACTAGCGGTGGCTCGGCTGCAGATATGTCGCTACTTTTATTGACTCAATTTATGATACCCTTTGAAGTAGCAGCTGTTTTACTTACCGTTGCCTTAGCCGGAGCTGTGATCTTGGCGAAGGGAGTGAAAGAGAGCAAATGAATTTAAGTAATTTAAGTGTGGGGCTTTCTACGTATCTTTTAGTGGGTGCAATGCTCTTTAGTCTGGGGCTTTATGGTGTATTTTCAAAACGAAATATTATTGCTGTACTCATGTCCATTGAGCTTATGCTTAATGCCGTTAATATTAATTTTGTTGCTTTCAATCGCTTTATTTGGAACCAAAAGATTGACATCCACTATGTTCTGACTGGGCATGTGGCTGCACTTTTCGTCATTGTTGTTGCGGCAGCTGAAGTGGCCGTTGGACTTGCTTTGGTTATTACGATTTATCGTAACCGTCAGTCCACCAACGTGGACGAATTTAATTGGTTGAAGTGGTAAGAGAGACTATGGAGAAGGTAGGTGTTCAAGGAAATGCATGATCTCTTTCGATGGGCATGGTTAATTCCTGCTTTGCCCTTCCTGTCGTTTCTACTCATCGCCTTTGTCACGAAACGATCCAAAGGGCTGTCTTCTACAGTATCGATCCTGGCGATTCTCACCGCGTTGGGCTTAGCTGTTGCTATTGCTTCAGGACTTATTCAGTCGGGTGCAGAACTTGTGGAACATCCTGCAATCGTAAACGTGAATTGGCTTAATATTGGGGGCTTAAAGATCGATTTTGGAACGATCGTCGATCCCCTGAGTACTATGATGTTGTTTGTAGTTACCTTGGTAGCATCGATGGTACAGATCTATTCTTTAGGATATATGCACGGGGACGAGGGTTTTTCGCGTTACTATGCGTACCAGTCTCTGTTTGCAGCATCCATGTTGGGCATGGTGCTCGCCACCAATTTGTTGCAACTCTTTATCTTCTGGGAATTAGTTGGACTATGCTCTTACTTGCTGATTGGTTTTTGGTACTTTAAAGTATCTGCGCGTGAAGCAGCTAAAAAGGCTTTTATGACGACACGTGTCGGAGACTTTGGCTTACTTCTAGGGATACTTTTCCTCTATACCAAATTCGGAACGCTTGATTTCGCTGCACTCTCCGTAGCACTTAACACGAATTTCCAAGATGTGGCACTTATCGGGACTGCATCGTATGTGACAGTCATGGCGTTCCTCATCTTTATGGGACCCGTGGGCAAGTCAGGACAGTTTCCCCTTCACGTTTGGTTACCAGACGCAATGGAGGGCCCGACGCCAGTTAGTGCTCTGATTCACGCAGCAACCATGGTTGTTGCCGGGGTTTACCTAGTAGCACGGATGTATTTTCTTTTTGATCATGCCGATCCGTCAGCCTTACAGTTTATTGCCAACATAGGCGCTTTCACAGCTATCTTTGCGGCGTCCATTGCGATCGCGCAAGATGACATTAAACGCATTTTGGCGTATTCCACCTTAAGCCAACTTGGCTATATGATGTTTGCGCTTGGTGTGGGTTCGTACTCGGGAGCCATGTTTCACTTAATGACCCATGCGTTCTTTAAAGCCTTAATGTTCTTAGGCGCTGGTTCTGTGATTTTAGCTATGCATCATAAACAAGATATTTGGGAAATGGGTGGACTTTGGAAAAAGATGCCAATAACAGGTACGACATTTTTTATCGGAATTCTGGCTATCTCCGGAGTCCCACCGTTTGCAGGGTTCTTCTCGAAAGACGAGATTTTAGCTAATGCCCTGCACAACGGACATCCAGTGATTTATGGAGTGGGTCTGTTTACGGCTTTCTTAACAGCATTCTACATGAGCCGTTTGTTCTTTGTAACGTTTTGTGGACCTGAAAAGCCAGAAAACCATACTCATGAATCGCCTTGGAGTATGACAATTCCGCTCATGATTCTCGCCTTCTTCAGTCTTATTGGTGGATGGGTTGCTTTACCGGAACATAACTTCGCTTTCTTTGTCCATTATCTTCCGAGTGGACATGAGTTCGAAAGAGAAGCTATTGACTGGGGCTTAGCTGCAATTTCCGTCACTGCGGGACTTCTCGGTATTGGGCTCGCTTATATCATCTATATTAAGAAGTCCATTGCTGCAGAGAATATTGTGGCCCGCTTCCCAGTGGTTTACAAAGTACTCCAAAACAAATACTACGTCGACGAGTTATATTTGTGGATTATTCATTACGTTATGGGCGGTCTAGCAAAAGTCCTATACTGGTTTGACATTTATATCATAGACGGGATCATCAATGGAATCGCTTTAATCACGCGCGGTAGTGCTAAAACACTTCGCCGAACTAGTACAGGACAACTACAAACGTACGCAATGGTGTTCTTTTTCGCAGTTGTCGTCATATTCATGGTCTTTGCATTTGGGGAAGGTCAATTGACAGCTCTTAACCCCTTAGCAACGCTAGGAGGTGTGAAATAATGTCTGCACTGCCAACAGTGAGCTCATCACTCCTTCTACCCGGCATTCTGCTAGCACCAGTATTGGCTATGTTAATGATTGTATTCTTGCCTAAAGAAGAAAGTAAGACGATCAAAATCATTGCAGCCATAGGTACTTTTGCCTCTATGGCCCTCTCACTTTATGCTTTCTTTGCCTATGACCGTGCGTTGGGTGGAATGCAGTTTACCTTAACGATTCCCTGGATACCTGATCTCGGTGTTAGTATGGCCTTCGGTGTTGACGGAATCAGTTTACCCATGCTTCTACTGACGAATATAATTGGTTTCTCTTCCATCTATGCATCTTGGAATATGGATAAGCGTGTCAAAGAATTCTTTGTTTTACTGCTTATTCTAATCACTGGGGTCATGGGAACGTTTATCGCACGTGATCTGTTCATCTTCTTCCTCTTCTATGAGATTGTGGTTATTCCAATCTACATCATGGTCATCATCTGGGGAAGTTCGAAACGAGTCACCAAGGAATACGCCGGTATGAAATTGACCATTTACTTGCTTATAGGATCCGCCTTCCTGCTCGTCGGCCTGATCGCCTTATACTTGGCCGCAGGCAAAAATGGCAATCCGACCTTCATGTTTGATCAATTAGCTGCTAGGCAAGACCTCTACAGTCCTGCTTTCCAAAAAGTCGCCTTTGGCTTAATGCTCTTTGGTTTTGGTTCTCTCATATCCATGTTTCCCTTTCACTCCTGGTCTCCTGATGGTTATGCTGGAGCTCCGACGGCCGTTAGTATGATTCATGCCGGAGTTTTAAAGAAAATTGGGGGCTATGGATTAATCCGCTTGGGAGTTATGGTTCTTCCGCTCGGAGCAAAGTTCTGGGCTCCGCTCATCGCAGTCTTGGCAATTTGCAACGTACTTTATGCAGCCTTTATCGCCTTGGCTCAAAAGGATCTCAAATACGTTATCGGTTATTCATCAGTTAGCCACATGGGGTATGTACTGATTGCCCTGGCGGCCCTGAACCCAACCGCTATGACAGGTGCTATCGCTATGATGTTTGCACACGGAGTCATGTCCGCTCTCATCTTCTCGATGATCGGATTTATCTACGAGAAAACTCATACGCGTAATATCGCCGATTTGGGAGGACTAGCCCATCAAGTGCCACGCTTAGCCATTGGCCTTTTGATTGCGGGTATGGCTTCTCTGGGCTTGCCAAGTACAGTCAATTTTATTTCCGAGTTCACTATCTTTATGGGTACAATCCATGTTTTCCCTGTACTCGCTATGCTAGGAATTTTCGGGATTATCTTTACAGCAGTTTACATCTTACGGATGATTGCTAACGTTCTGTTCGGACCACGTCGTCCTGAATGGGACCATCTAAAAGACATTCGTGGGGCAGAATTAGTTCCTTTGGTCGTATGTGTGTTCGTGATCTTTCTTTTAGGGGTATTCCCTAACATTTTATTTGGCTTGATTGATAGTGGGGTTACCTCATCGGGTCTTGCCAAGGTACTTGAGACTGTGAGTCAGGCGAAGATTGGAGGGTTGTTCTAATGGTAGATTTCAATATTGCGACAGTGCTTACGCCTGAAATTGCCTTGGCCGCACTGGCATTGATTCTGTTGGCCATTGGACTTCTGATTCCACCTAGCGCGCGAAAAGGCATGATGCCGCTCACTGTTTTCTCGCTATTAGGTGTTCTCAGTTATACGCTCTTTGATTTCTTTAAGGGTCCTAAGGCATCATTCCTTAATGGAATGTACATGCACGATCAATTCGCAGTCTATTTCAAAATACTATTCCTGGCGGCTGCGCTTCTGGTTGTACTCTCTTCGGGTGGGTATATTCAAAAGTTACCTAATCATCGTGGTGAGTTCTATTCTTTAATTTTGGCGGCGACTTTGGGAATGATGGTCATGGCAGGGGCTGGCGAACTTATTACGATGTACGTTGGTCTCGAATTGATGACGATTTCCTTCTATGTCCTTGTTGCTTATTTGGCGGATGATGCACGTTCCTCAGAAGCCGGGATTAAGTACCTTGTTCTTGGTGCCACTTCATCAGCCATTTTGCTCTACGGGATCAGCCTTATCTATGGACTCACTGGCTCTACTCAGCTCACAGAAATTGCAAGTGGGTTAGGGGCCAACCTATCTCCTGCATCCTTCTTGGCGACAGTTTTTCTTCTTGCAGGGTTAGGATTCAAAATCTCCCTTGTTCCGTTTCATCTTTGGGCACCGGATATTTATGAAGGCGCGCCTACGCCTGTTACGGCGTTCTTGGCCATTGCCTCAAAAGCGGCTGCCTTTGCTGTTTTGATCAGAGTCTATCTGTTAACTATGAACAGCCAGGCCTTTTCAGGCACTGGACTAACGTTGTTAGTTGTTCTGGCATCTCTGACCATGATATTGGGTAATTTAATTGCGATACCTCAAACGAACATTAAACGGTTATTAGCGTATTCAAGCATTGCGCAAGCAGGCTACCTAATGGTGGGTATTATTGCTGAATCAGTGGCAGGGGTCAAAGGGGTCGTATTCTATGCCATGATTTATGTTTTCGCTAATATGGGTGCGTTTGCGGTTGCAACTCACGTATCTGAGAAGCAAGGCAGTGACAAGATTGCTGATTTTGCGGGTTTAGCTCGCCGCTCTCCTTTGGCAGCGGTTGTTATGACGGCATCCTTACTATCTCTAGCGGGGATTCCCCCAATGGCTGGGTTCGTAGGGAAGTTCTATCTCTTCTCTGCAGTCATGGACCAAGGATACACAGCCATTGCCTATATTGGGTTTGTGATGAGTATGGTGTCCGTGTACTATTATCTCTCGGTCGTTAAGGTGATGTACCTCGGAGATGGCGAAAAATTGCCAGACGTTCCGGTTCATGGAGCGATGAAGTTTACGCTGGTCTTCTCGATGTTAATTACGCTAGCAATCGGGATTTATCCCTCTCCTCTAGCTCAAATGGCAATCGCTGCAGCGCAGAGTTTAATCAGATAACCTTCATCAGGTTGTCTATGGGATATTGAATAGAACAAATGTCGATATACTAAAAGAGGTTCTCAGTTTTACTGAGAACCTTTTTTGTAATATTATATATTAAACGAGCATACTTGAGGCTTGAAAGTGGTCTATCATATGGTATTAGGGTAGTGTAATTAGGAGACGAGATATAAGCTGTCTAATGTTTTTAACTATATGAACTAGGATATCTCAAACCTTTAAATGTCTATAAAGTCTGAAAAGGGATATCGTTTTAAGAAAGAGGGGGTTAACATTTTGAAGAATAAACAGTCCCTCGGAAAATCCGGAGAGCAATTTGCAGCTCGCTTGATCATAAATTCCGGCTTGAGCACCGTTAATCTTAATTATCGATGTCCAAAAGGGGAGATGGATATTATTGCCCGTGATGGAGAAACACTAGTTTTCATTGAGGTACGCACACGAAGATCTTCGTTTAGAGGCTGGGGCGAGGAAAGTATCACACAACAAAAGGCGAAACGCTTACGAGACATCGCGTCCTATTACGTGTTGCAACAGGGGTATACGAACTGGCCTAGCTTGAGATTTGATGTTATTGCTATACGTTGGATTAGTGATAACCCCGATTCTGTATGGATTCAAGCGGCTATATGAATTAACATTACAATATAAGTTTGATCACACAATTTTCACGTTTGGATGGTAAACTATAGTTATAGTTATAGTTATAGTTATAGGTTATAAGTTATAAGTTATAGGTTATAGTTAAGGGCTTCAAGTTACTGTTAAAGTCGTCGGGGCGATGCTTATCCCAAAGGAGTGTATGCTAATTGAATACAATTTTAGTGGTTGATGATGAAGAAAAAATAAGAAGTTTGGTAAGGTTATACTTAGAGCGAGAAGGGTTCGATGTTGAGGAGGCAGAAGATGGTCGTGTGGCTCTGGAAAAATTCCGCACAGGTCAGTTTTCCCTCTTAATAGTCGATCTTATGATGCCGGATGTCGATGGTTGGCGCGTTTGCCGTGAGATCCGTGCAAGTTCTGGGATTCCCATTATCATGTTAACTGCGAGGGGAGAGGAATTTGACCGTGTACTAGGTCTTGAACTGGGTGCTGACGATTATCTGGTGAAGCCATTTAGTACCAAGGAATTAGTAGCACGTGTAAAAGCACTCTTACGTCGATCAACCGGTCAACTTCAGCAAGTTTCCTCTGAGATAACGGCTGGGTTGCTATGTATCGATAAAGAAAGACATCGTGTAAGTATTGGGAATCAGGTTATTAGCTTAACCCCTTTGGAGTTTGATTTGCTTTATTTTTTGGCAAGGAATCGAGGTAGGGTTTTCTCACGCGAACAGCTGATGGAAACAGTTTGGGGTTATGACTTTTATGGGGATGCTAGAACGGTCGACACCCATGTCAAAAAGTTGCGAGAGAAATTAGCCGACCCGGATATTAAGGGAATGTTGGTCACTGTATGGGGTGTAGGCTATAAATTTGATCCTGACCATGTTCATTGACGAGATGAAGAATCTTAAATAGTAAAGATGGTGTTAGTTCAGTGAAAATGCGTCATGCATGGACAATCTCTATGAAACTATGGATTGCCTTGACCCTCCTTATTCTTGTCGTACTTGGGGGGTTAGGGCTTACGATCACCTGGCTTTTCGGGGATTTTTATCTTCAACAAAAGTTGGATTCACTTCGGAAAGAGGCGACTGAAATATCAGAGCAATTGGCAACAGTCTATAGTTGGAGTGAACGGTTAAATCTGCTAGAAACGTTGAAGCTAACCTCGGGCACGCAATTAGTTTTACTTGATCCAAAAGGGAATATATTAGTAATTTCGGGAACAACTTCAATATCATCACAGGGCTTAGGAGTCGGGGTAGGCGGGCATTTAGGCGTACTGGGAGGATGGTCACGAAATCTACGGCCCTCGGACTTCTTTACCGATGAGTACTTGGAAACGGTCCTTTCTGGTAAAACTATTTCGATTAAAGCTTTACCCGTTAATGGTGGCGGGCAGGCGATGCTTATTGCTGCTACGCCAGTCGGAATTAAACCCGTTCAGGGTGTTGTGCTTCTAGGGAGCTCTCCGGTTCCTATTCAAGAAAGTATCGCAACGTTTCGTCGACTTATTCTCTATGCCTCCTTGATTGCGGTTTTCTTGGCCACAGTGGTTAGCCTTATTTTTGCTCGACAAGTAACGAGGCCACTTGCCTTGATGCAACGAGGAGCAACTAGAATGGCTAAAGGCGACTTTTTGCCCATTCAAGGTATAACAAGCAAAGATGAAATCGGAGAGTTGGCCGAGGTTTTAAATTCGATGGGAGAAAGCCTGAAAAACCACATGGAATGGCTTTCTCAAGAAAAGAACTTGCTTCAAGGTATCGTTGAAAGTATCAGTGATGCGGTGGTTATGCTGAGTTTTGAAGGCCTGATTCTCTATGCCAATGATTCTGCGAAGGCGTTGTGGCAAGAAGGTGAGATTGAACTTTCGGAACGAAGAACCCAAATTGTCGAATTTCTCCATTCGATGAGCCAAAACATTTCTCAAGGCGAAAACTTTGCAACAGTAACCCTTGGAATACAGGTGTTGCAAGTTGTAATGGCACCGATGGCCGAGACGGAGGGAATCCGTGGGAATGTTGCAGTTCTTAGAGACGTAACGGCCTCTTTGCGGGCGGAAAAGGCCCGCCGTGAGTTTTTAGCCAGTGTTACGCACGAACTTAGAACTCCTCTACATCTTATTCAAGGGTATTTGGAGGCAATCCAAGATGGTGTGATACCGGAACATCAGCAGGATGAGCATATTGACCTGGTCTTGGATGAAGCCAAACGTTTGGCGCGTTTAGTTCAGGATTTACAAGACATAAATTGGCTTGAACGAGGACAAATTATGCAACGTGTTACTCTTGACCTGAAGAGTTTTCTGAGTGATCTAGAGCAACGTTTTCAGGGTCGAGCGCAGGAGCTAGGTTTGATTCTAGAAGTTTCTGAAGGTCGAGGGGAATTATCTGCAGATCCAGATCGGCTTTTGCAAGTCTTTATTAATCTTTTAGACAATGCAATGGGGCACACACCTTGTGGAAAGATTGTTAGGGTATTTATGGAGGAAGATCAGAATCAGGTGCGATTCGCAGTCCAAGATGAAGGAGAAGGAATTCCCAAAGAAGCATTACCCTATATCTTTGATCGATTTTTTAGAGCGAATAAAGCACGATCGCGAAAGGATGGGGGAATGGGCTTAGGGCTTGCCATTGTACGACAAATTGTGGAAGCCCATGGAGGGCGTGTGAAAGTTGAAAGTGATATGGGAAGAGGGACGACTTTTTGGATTACTCTTCCACGTTAGGCACCTTTGAAGGTGTTACTGTTCCGATTATTCCACTCACTGTACGCCTACACAATGGCACAGGTTAAGGAAGATTTAAACCAATCATATAGAGAAATCAGATCGTGTTTTTGCAACCTCAGGAACCATATTTTGATTAATATGGAAGGATTGTAGAGAATTAACGCGAACATTCTATTTAAAGGGAGGAGATTGAATGTTCGCAGCCGTTTATGGCATGACCGTACTTGGGTTACAAGCTCACTTAATTCGTGTGGAAGTCGACGTGGCGAATGGTCTGCCGAGTTTTGATATTGTTGGATTGCCAACTACAGCTGTGAGAGAGGCCCGTGATCGCGTGCGTTCAGCGATACGAAACTCTGGCTACCAGTTCCCCCTTCAGCGAGTCACTGTGAACTTAGCTCCTGCGGACTTGCGCAAAGAAGGTTCAGGCCTCGATCTGCCGATTGCGATAGGGATACTCGCAGCTACTGGGCAATGCATCTCACCATCACTTGCTCATTATGTGTTTTCCGGCGAACTTTCTTTGGAGGGGACCCTTCGTCCAGTTCCTGGGGTACTTACCATGGCCATTACTCTGAATAAAGAAAACTTAACAACAGGGATGGAAGGCGGGCTCGCTACAGAAACATTTAGTTTGATCGTTCCCCCAGATAATTTAGCTGAAGCTCGTCTTGTGACTGAGTTAGAAACGCATAGTACACTAACTCTCGGTCTAATAGTGAAAGGGATCGAAAATAAGATTGGTTTCGAAGATGATGTTTTGCCACGGACTCCTCAAAAGAGCTTATTTAACGGAATCAAGGTGGACTGGGCCGATGTCCATGGGCAAAATCACGCTAAAAGGGCTTTAGAGATTGCTGCAACTGGGGGGCATAATGTCATTTTGGTAGGGCCCCCAGGATCGGGTAAGACGCTCCTAGCAA
Encoded proteins:
- the nuoK gene encoding NADH-quinone oxidoreductase subunit NuoK, encoding MNLSNLSVGLSTYLLVGAMLFSLGLYGVFSKRNIIAVLMSIELMLNAVNINFVAFNRFIWNQKIDIHYVLTGHVAALFVIVVAAAEVAVGLALVITIYRNRQSTNVDEFNWLKW
- a CDS encoding NADH-quinone oxidoreductase subunit I, coding for MFGKGLLQGLGITFKRMVGPNITEFYPEVKPNLPTRVRSSMGLDKSKCISCNMCAMACPNSVIKLSSEKDENNKKVLKTYHMDVGRCLFCGMCTEVCPTKALTVTQEYENAVYEPGDMKWDMIKRAERKGKEG
- the nuoL gene encoding NADH-quinone oxidoreductase subunit L; translation: MFKEMHDLFRWAWLIPALPFLSFLLIAFVTKRSKGLSSTVSILAILTALGLAVAIASGLIQSGAELVEHPAIVNVNWLNIGGLKIDFGTIVDPLSTMMLFVVTLVASMVQIYSLGYMHGDEGFSRYYAYQSLFAASMLGMVLATNLLQLFIFWELVGLCSYLLIGFWYFKVSAREAAKKAFMTTRVGDFGLLLGILFLYTKFGTLDFAALSVALNTNFQDVALIGTASYVTVMAFLIFMGPVGKSGQFPLHVWLPDAMEGPTPVSALIHAATMVVAGVYLVARMYFLFDHADPSALQFIANIGAFTAIFAASIAIAQDDIKRILAYSTLSQLGYMMFALGVGSYSGAMFHLMTHAFFKALMFLGAGSVILAMHHKQDIWEMGGLWKKMPITGTTFFIGILAISGVPPFAGFFSKDEILANALHNGHPVIYGVGLFTAFLTAFYMSRLFFVTFCGPEKPENHTHESPWSMTIPLMILAFFSLIGGWVALPEHNFAFFVHYLPSGHEFEREAIDWGLAAISVTAGLLGIGLAYIIYIKKSIAAENIVARFPVVYKVLQNKYYVDELYLWIIHYVMGGLAKVLYWFDIYIIDGIINGIALITRGSAKTLRRTSTGQLQTYAMVFFFAVVVIFMVFAFGEGQLTALNPLATLGGVK
- a CDS encoding NADH-quinone oxidoreductase subunit N, which produces MVDFNIATVLTPEIALAALALILLAIGLLIPPSARKGMMPLTVFSLLGVLSYTLFDFFKGPKASFLNGMYMHDQFAVYFKILFLAAALLVVLSSGGYIQKLPNHRGEFYSLILAATLGMMVMAGAGELITMYVGLELMTISFYVLVAYLADDARSSEAGIKYLVLGATSSAILLYGISLIYGLTGSTQLTEIASGLGANLSPASFLATVFLLAGLGFKISLVPFHLWAPDIYEGAPTPVTAFLAIASKAAAFAVLIRVYLLTMNSQAFSGTGLTLLVVLASLTMILGNLIAIPQTNIKRLLAYSSIAQAGYLMVGIIAESVAGVKGVVFYAMIYVFANMGAFAVATHVSEKQGSDKIADFAGLARRSPLAAVVMTASLLSLAGIPPMAGFVGKFYLFSAVMDQGYTAIAYIGFVMSMVSVYYYLSVVKVMYLGDGEKLPDVPVHGAMKFTLVFSMLITLAIGIYPSPLAQMAIAAAQSLIR
- a CDS encoding NADH-quinone oxidoreductase subunit M; translation: MSALPTVSSSLLLPGILLAPVLAMLMIVFLPKEESKTIKIIAAIGTFASMALSLYAFFAYDRALGGMQFTLTIPWIPDLGVSMAFGVDGISLPMLLLTNIIGFSSIYASWNMDKRVKEFFVLLLILITGVMGTFIARDLFIFFLFYEIVVIPIYIMVIIWGSSKRVTKEYAGMKLTIYLLIGSAFLLVGLIALYLAAGKNGNPTFMFDQLAARQDLYSPAFQKVAFGLMLFGFGSLISMFPFHSWSPDGYAGAPTAVSMIHAGVLKKIGGYGLIRLGVMVLPLGAKFWAPLIAVLAICNVLYAAFIALAQKDLKYVIGYSSVSHMGYVLIALAALNPTAMTGAIAMMFAHGVMSALIFSMIGFIYEKTHTRNIADLGGLAHQVPRLAIGLLIAGMASLGLPSTVNFISEFTIFMGTIHVFPVLAMLGIFGIIFTAVYILRMIANVLFGPRRPEWDHLKDIRGAELVPLVVCVFVIFLLGVFPNILFGLIDSGVTSSGLAKVLETVSQAKIGGLF
- a CDS encoding YraN family protein, translating into MKNKQSLGKSGEQFAARLIINSGLSTVNLNYRCPKGEMDIIARDGETLVFIEVRTRRSSFRGWGEESITQQKAKRLRDIASYYVLQQGYTNWPSLRFDVIAIRWISDNPDSVWIQAAI
- a CDS encoding NADH-quinone oxidoreductase subunit J, which produces MSTIVFFIFSIMAIAAAWGVVTSKNIVHSALYLALSFSGVAVLYVLMNADFLAAVQLLIYTGAVSIMVVFAVMLTLRGEICDSNLENRKWGWGALVSGLVFIMIALVILTNSDWRILPTAWTSGGSAADMSLLLLTQFMIPFEVAAVLLTVALAGAVILAKGVKESK
- a CDS encoding NADH-quinone oxidoreductase subunit D — encoded protein: MTIEKTQELVLNMGPQHPSMHGVFRMVVHLEGETVTKIEPKLGYLHRGMEKLAESRTYSQFIPYTDRLDYLASPHNNWAYVQTVEKLMGVEIPERAEYLRVIFGELARIASHQVMIASTALDMAGWSAWSYAFRDRERILDMYEMTAGSRLTVNIMRIGGLSAEPPAEFWPALKSFLDDTPEMLEEYYGIFLGNEIAQGRLKNIGILSKELAENLSITGPVLRASGVNFDVRKAEPYSIYDRFDFNVPVRTGCDSFDRTMIRMDEIVESIKIIKQAIRDIPEGPIMAKVPKVIKPPVGEVYHRVENPKGELGFYIVSDGTTKPSRVRIRPGTFINIQMLPIVALGWKIQDVVAIFATLDAVLGEVDK
- the nuoH gene encoding NADH-quinone oxidoreductase subunit NuoH, producing METLNNLFLIIAHAIRSLFADPHSVWANLTMDVINFIIVVVIVVLAALILILLERKIAGWTSQRTGPNRLGPRGWFQTIADALKLMGKEDITPEGADRFIFKVAPMIIFVLPMMTLAVIPYGKGMAPIDLDLGIFYFLAISAISTLAFLMAGWGSNNKYSLLGGMRAVAQMISYEIPLLFSLLGVVMITQSFNLGVIVEAQSTIPFIILQPIAFVIYIIAAMAEVNRAPFDLVEADQEVVAGPFTEYTGLRWGLFFLGEYGNMTAVSALAATVFLGGWQGPGFFPGWVWFWMKVGIVIFFMMWARWTFPRIRIDHLMHLAWKVLLPLSLLNILLTGLGIYIYRFVMGG